In a single window of the Streptomyces sp. HUAS ZL42 genome:
- a CDS encoding sugar ABC transporter substrate-binding protein: MDRSSHFRSRRMAPVVAVAAAAALTLAGCSSSSGGKKAEESAGGASAGKATTPRMTVALVTHQSPGDTFWDIVRKGAEAAAAKDNIKLVYSADPSAGGQANLVQNAIDQKVDGIAVTLAKPDALKDVVSKAKAANIPVVGLNSGVSDWKKLGLMEFFGQDETVAGEALGKRLSAAGAKKAVCVVQEQGNIGLTQRCDGVKKTFSGTTETLYVNGTDMPSVKSTITAKLKQDSAIDYVVALGAPFALTAAQSVSEAGSKAKVATFDLNKELTGAISKGTIEFAVDQQPYLQGYLAIDSLWLYKNNGNYMGGGEQPVLTGPAFVDKSNVDAVSAFAAKGTR; encoded by the coding sequence ATGGACCGCTCTTCTCACTTCCGCTCCCGCAGAATGGCCCCCGTGGTGGCCGTGGCCGCAGCGGCAGCTCTGACCCTCGCTGGCTGCTCCAGCAGCTCCGGCGGCAAGAAGGCCGAGGAAAGCGCCGGCGGCGCTTCCGCGGGCAAGGCCACCACGCCCCGGATGACAGTCGCGCTGGTCACCCACCAGTCACCTGGTGACACCTTCTGGGACATCGTCCGCAAGGGCGCCGAGGCCGCCGCCGCCAAGGACAACATCAAACTCGTCTACTCCGCCGACCCGAGCGCGGGCGGCCAGGCCAACCTGGTGCAGAACGCGATCGACCAGAAGGTCGACGGCATCGCCGTCACCCTCGCCAAGCCGGACGCCCTCAAGGACGTCGTGAGCAAGGCGAAGGCGGCGAACATACCCGTGGTCGGCCTCAACTCCGGTGTCAGCGACTGGAAGAAGCTCGGCCTGATGGAGTTCTTCGGTCAGGACGAGACGGTGGCGGGCGAGGCGCTCGGCAAGCGCCTGAGCGCGGCCGGCGCCAAGAAGGCCGTCTGTGTGGTCCAGGAGCAGGGCAACATCGGCCTGACGCAGCGCTGTGACGGCGTGAAGAAGACGTTCTCGGGCACAACGGAGACCCTGTACGTCAACGGCACCGACATGCCCTCCGTGAAGTCGACGATCACCGCCAAGCTCAAGCAGGACAGCGCGATCGACTACGTCGTCGCCCTCGGCGCCCCCTTCGCACTGACCGCCGCGCAGTCGGTGTCCGAGGCGGGCAGCAAGGCCAAGGTCGCCACCTTCGACCTCAACAAGGAGCTGACCGGCGCCATCAGCAAGGGAACCATCGAGTTCGCCGTCGACCAGCAGCCCTACCTCCAGGGCTACTTGGCCATCGACTCGCTGTGGCTCTACAAGAACAACGGCAACTACATGGGCGGCGGGGAGCAGCCGGTGCTGACCGGTCCGGCCTTCGTCGACAAGAGCAATGTCGACGCCGTCTCCGCGTTCGCCGCGAAGGGCACCCGGTGA
- the iolD gene encoding 3D-(3,5/4)-trihydroxycyclohexane-1,2-dione acylhydrolase (decyclizing) → MSQSSRSTSRLTVAQALVRFLSAQYTERDGTRHRLIAGTWGIFGHGNVAGIGQALLEAGEDAMPYHQGRNEQAMVHAAVGYARQLNRLSAQAVTTSIGPGVTNLVTGAALATINRLPVLLLPGDYFATRPADPLLQQLEHPTEADVSVNDTLRPVSRWFDRITRPEALIPSALNAMRILADPAETGAVTLALPQDVQAEAYDWPEEFFAERVWRVRRPAPDPVELAEAVRAIRAADRPLIVAGGGVHHSEAEEALKALVDATGIPVASTQAGKGSLRYDHPADLGGIGHTGTAVCDDIARTADLVIGVGTRYTDFTTASATLFQNPGVRFLNLNIAAFDAHKLAARTVVCDARAGLTALTEALSGHRVNAVYEAEYRAGKDRWEQVVDAAYTAADDNAVPTQTQVLGALDAVVGDDDVVINAAGSLPGDLHKLWRARGPRQYHLEYGYSCMGYEIPAGIGVQQAAPGTPVWSLVGDGTYLMMPTEIVTAVQEGLPVNMVLIQNHGYASIGGLSETVGGERFGTAYRYRSADGTFSGAPLPVDLAANAGSLGMDVLRAKTVRELREALATARASDRPTCVYVETDTATATAPPAEAWWDVPVAEVASREAASAAREEYDRQVAARRRHL, encoded by the coding sequence ATGAGCCAGTCGAGCCGGTCCACGAGCCGCCTCACCGTCGCCCAGGCGCTGGTGCGGTTCCTGTCCGCCCAGTACACCGAGCGGGACGGGACGCGGCACCGGTTGATCGCCGGCACCTGGGGCATTTTCGGCCATGGCAACGTTGCCGGGATCGGTCAGGCCCTGCTCGAGGCGGGCGAGGACGCGATGCCGTACCACCAGGGCCGCAACGAGCAGGCCATGGTGCACGCGGCCGTCGGCTACGCCCGCCAGCTCAACCGGCTGTCGGCGCAGGCGGTGACGACGTCCATCGGTCCCGGCGTCACGAACCTGGTCACCGGCGCCGCCCTGGCGACGATCAACCGCCTCCCCGTCCTCCTGCTGCCGGGTGACTACTTCGCCACGCGCCCCGCAGACCCCCTGCTCCAGCAGTTGGAGCACCCGACCGAGGCGGACGTGTCGGTCAACGACACCCTGCGCCCCGTGTCGCGCTGGTTCGACCGGATCACCCGCCCCGAGGCGCTGATCCCCTCCGCCCTGAACGCGATGCGGATCCTCGCCGATCCGGCCGAGACCGGTGCCGTCACCCTCGCGCTGCCGCAGGACGTGCAGGCGGAGGCGTACGACTGGCCGGAGGAGTTCTTCGCCGAGCGCGTGTGGCGTGTACGGCGTCCCGCGCCCGACCCCGTCGAGCTGGCCGAGGCGGTCCGGGCGATCCGGGCCGCCGATCGTCCGCTGATCGTCGCGGGCGGCGGGGTCCACCACAGCGAGGCCGAGGAGGCGCTGAAGGCGCTGGTGGACGCCACCGGCATCCCCGTCGCCTCCACCCAGGCGGGCAAGGGCTCACTCCGGTACGACCACCCCGCCGACCTCGGCGGAATCGGCCACACCGGCACGGCGGTCTGCGACGACATCGCCCGCACCGCCGATCTGGTCATCGGCGTGGGCACCCGGTACACCGACTTCACCACGGCGTCCGCCACGCTCTTCCAGAACCCCGGCGTGCGCTTCCTCAACCTCAACATCGCCGCCTTCGACGCGCACAAACTGGCGGCGCGGACGGTCGTCTGCGATGCGCGGGCCGGACTTACGGCGTTGACGGAAGCGCTGTCGGGCCACCGTGTGAACGCGGTTTACGAGGCCGAGTACCGCGCCGGCAAGGACCGCTGGGAGCAGGTGGTCGACGCCGCTTACACAGCCGCCGACGACAACGCCGTTCCCACCCAGACGCAGGTGCTCGGCGCGCTGGACGCGGTCGTGGGCGACGACGACGTGGTGATCAACGCGGCAGGCTCGCTCCCCGGCGACCTGCACAAGCTCTGGCGGGCGCGCGGCCCCCGCCAGTACCACCTGGAGTACGGCTACTCCTGCATGGGTTACGAGATCCCCGCCGGGATCGGCGTTCAGCAGGCGGCCCCCGGCACGCCCGTCTGGTCGCTGGTCGGCGACGGCACCTACCTGATGATGCCGACCGAGATCGTCACCGCCGTCCAGGAGGGCCTGCCCGTCAACATGGTCCTCATCCAGAACCACGGGTACGCCTCCATCGGCGGCCTCTCCGAGACGGTGGGCGGCGAACGCTTCGGCACCGCCTACCGTTACCGGTCCGCCGACGGCACCTTCAGCGGCGCCCCGCTGCCCGTCGACCTCGCCGCCAACGCGGGCAGCCTCGGCATGGACGTCCTGCGCGCCAAGACCGTGCGCGAACTGCGCGAGGCGCTCGCCACGGCCCGCGCCTCCGACCGTCCGACGTGCGTGTACGTCGAGACGGACACCGCCACCGCGACCGCTCCCCCGGCCGAGGCCTGGTGGGACGTGCCCGTGGCCGAAGTGGCCTCCCGCGAGGCCGCGTCGGCCGCCCGCGAGGAGTACGACCGCCAGGTCGCCGCCCGGCGCCGCCACCTCTGA
- the iolC gene encoding 5-dehydro-2-deoxygluconokinase codes for MAESAQSFDLITMGRIGVDLYPLQSGLPLMSVETFGKFLGGSAASVAVAAARLERRTAVITRTGDDAFGAYLHEALKEFGVDDRWVTPVAGLPTPVTFCEIFPPDDFPLYFYRRPKAPDLEIHTDELDFFAIRAARVFWITGTGLSEEPSRSATLAALKARDRSGTTVFDLDWRPALWNDTAWKDPEEARPYYAEALRHATVAVGNLDECEAATGVREPRACAEALLAAGVELAVVKQGPKGVLAAHRDGTTAEVPPVPVEVVNGLGAGDAFGGSLVHGLLSGWDLAKTLRYANAAGALVASRLACSSAMPTESEVEDLLARG; via the coding sequence ATGGCCGAGTCAGCCCAGTCCTTCGACCTGATCACTATGGGCCGTATCGGAGTCGATCTCTACCCCCTCCAGTCTGGCCTACCTCTGATGAGCGTGGAGACCTTCGGGAAGTTCCTCGGAGGTTCCGCCGCCAGCGTCGCTGTCGCGGCCGCCCGACTGGAGAGGCGCACCGCCGTGATCACCCGGACCGGCGACGACGCCTTCGGTGCCTACCTCCACGAGGCGCTGAAGGAGTTCGGTGTCGACGACCGCTGGGTCACCCCGGTCGCGGGTCTGCCGACGCCGGTGACCTTCTGCGAGATCTTCCCGCCGGACGACTTCCCGCTGTACTTCTACCGGCGGCCCAAGGCGCCCGACCTGGAGATCCACACCGACGAACTGGACTTCTTCGCCATCCGCGCGGCCCGTGTCTTCTGGATCACCGGCACCGGTCTGAGCGAGGAGCCGAGCCGCTCGGCGACTCTCGCGGCCCTCAAGGCACGGGACCGGTCGGGCACCACCGTGTTCGACCTCGACTGGCGGCCGGCGCTCTGGAACGACACAGCCTGGAAGGATCCGGAGGAGGCCCGCCCGTACTACGCCGAGGCACTGCGGCACGCCACCGTCGCGGTCGGCAACCTCGACGAGTGCGAGGCCGCCACCGGCGTACGCGAACCGCGGGCCTGCGCCGAGGCGCTGCTGGCGGCGGGCGTCGAACTCGCCGTCGTCAAGCAGGGCCCGAAGGGCGTGCTCGCGGCGCATCGCGACGGTACGACCGCGGAGGTCCCGCCCGTGCCGGTCGAGGTGGTCAACGGCCTCGGCGCGGGCGACGCGTTCGGCGGCTCGCTCGTCCACGGGCTGCTGTCCGGCTGGGACCTGGCCAAGACCCTGCGGTACGCCAACGCGGCCGGCGCCCTGGTGGCCTCGCGTCTCGCCTGCTCCTCCGCGATGCCCACCGAGTCCGAGGTCGAGGACCTCCTCGCGCGCGGCTGA
- a CDS encoding sugar phosphate isomerase/epimerase family protein has protein sequence MASSLDRIRVGSAPDSWGVWFPDDPRQVPWERFLDEVAEAGYSWIELGPYGYLPTDPARLTDEVDKRGLRVSAGTVFTGLHRGPSVWESTWEHVSQVAALTQAMGAGHLVVIPSFWRDDKTAEILEPPELTHEQWAHLTKGMERLGHEVKETYGLDIVVHPHADTHIDTEAHVERFLDSTDSELVNLCLDTGHYAYCGGDSVKLIETYGERIGYLHLKQVDPEIHADVVANEIPFGPAVQRGVMCEPPAGVPELGPVLEAAQKLGVELFAIVEQDMYPCEPDKPLPIAVRTRKFLKSCGA, from the coding sequence ATGGCTTCTTCGCTCGACCGCATCCGGGTCGGCTCGGCCCCCGACTCCTGGGGCGTCTGGTTCCCCGACGACCCCCGGCAGGTGCCCTGGGAACGCTTCCTGGACGAGGTTGCCGAGGCCGGCTACTCGTGGATCGAGCTGGGTCCGTACGGCTACCTGCCGACCGACCCGGCGCGGCTCACCGACGAGGTGGACAAGCGCGGGCTGCGGGTCTCGGCGGGCACGGTCTTCACCGGCCTGCACCGCGGCCCGTCCGTGTGGGAGTCCACCTGGGAGCATGTCAGCCAGGTCGCCGCGCTCACCCAGGCGATGGGCGCGGGCCACCTCGTCGTCATCCCGTCCTTCTGGCGGGACGACAAGACCGCCGAGATCCTGGAGCCCCCGGAGCTCACCCACGAACAGTGGGCCCACCTCACCAAGGGCATGGAGCGGCTCGGGCACGAGGTGAAGGAGACGTACGGCCTCGACATCGTCGTTCATCCGCACGCCGACACCCACATCGACACCGAGGCCCACGTCGAGCGGTTCCTCGACTCGACGGACTCCGAACTGGTCAACCTCTGCCTGGACACGGGGCACTACGCCTACTGCGGCGGCGACAGCGTCAAGCTGATCGAGACGTACGGCGAACGGATCGGCTATCTGCACCTGAAGCAGGTGGACCCCGAGATCCACGCGGACGTGGTGGCGAACGAGATCCCGTTCGGACCGGCCGTACAGCGCGGAGTCATGTGCGAACCGCCCGCCGGTGTCCCGGAGTTGGGGCCGGTGCTGGAGGCGGCACAGAAGCTCGGCGTCGAACTGTTCGCGATCGTCGAGCAGGACATGTACCCCTGTGAGCCGGACAAGCCGCTGCCCATCGCGGTCCGCACCCGTAAGTTCCTCAAGTCCTGTGGCGCCTGA
- a CDS encoding Gfo/Idh/MocA family protein, with amino-acid sequence MGEADREPLRIGVLGAARITELSLVAPARATGHRLVAVAARDRSRAESFAAAHGVERVADSYAGLLSDPEVEVVYNPLANGLHGPWNLAALAAGKHVLSEKPSASNAEEAAEVREAAAKAGTVFMEAFHYLFHPVTRRLHELLASGELGELRRVETLVAIPAPPDTDPRWSLPLAGGAVMDLGCYSLHAVRMLAPWAGGAPRLVSARGGERAGAPGVDEWLDADLEFPGGATGSARCHMAYGDMEMSCRIVGSRGEALAPNFVLPHLDDRVVVRTADGERTERLGTRSSYTYQLEAFADRVRGGVPLPLDADDALTTMTLIDDCYRAAGFEPRPRTAVEG; translated from the coding sequence CCTCGTGGCCCCGGCCCGGGCGACCGGCCACCGGCTTGTGGCGGTGGCCGCCCGCGACCGGTCCCGCGCCGAGTCCTTCGCGGCCGCACACGGCGTGGAGCGGGTGGCGGACTCCTACGCCGGCCTGCTCTCCGACCCCGAGGTGGAGGTGGTCTACAACCCGCTCGCCAACGGCCTGCACGGTCCGTGGAACCTGGCCGCCTTGGCGGCGGGCAAGCACGTCCTGAGCGAGAAGCCTTCGGCGAGCAACGCCGAGGAGGCCGCCGAGGTGCGGGAGGCGGCCGCGAAGGCCGGCACCGTCTTCATGGAGGCCTTCCACTACCTCTTCCATCCGGTCACCCGGCGCCTGCACGAGTTGCTGGCCTCGGGGGAACTCGGGGAGCTGCGCCGGGTGGAGACACTGGTCGCGATCCCCGCGCCGCCGGACACCGACCCGCGCTGGTCCCTGCCGCTGGCCGGGGGCGCCGTCATGGACCTGGGCTGCTACAGCCTCCATGCGGTGCGGATGCTCGCGCCCTGGGCGGGCGGTGCGCCGCGGCTGGTGTCCGCGCGGGGTGGGGAGCGGGCCGGGGCGCCCGGCGTCGACGAGTGGCTGGACGCCGACCTGGAGTTCCCCGGCGGCGCCACGGGCTCGGCCCGCTGCCACATGGCGTACGGAGACATGGAGATGAGCTGCCGGATCGTCGGTTCCCGTGGTGAGGCGCTCGCCCCGAACTTCGTGCTCCCGCACCTGGACGACCGCGTCGTGGTGCGCACGGCGGACGGCGAGCGCACGGAGCGGCTGGGTACGCGCTCGTCGTACACCTACCAGCTGGAGGCGTTCGCCGACCGGGTCCGCGGCGGCGTCCCGCTGCCGCTCGACGCGGACGACGCCCTGACGACGATGACACTCATCGACGACTGCTACCGCGCGGCCGGTTTCGAGCCCCGGCCGCGCACGGCCGTCGAGGGCTGA
- a CDS encoding ABC transporter permease, with protein sequence MSMTQHAEPAVTTPPAPGPKETDGRTAQRPLVLRLLARPEVGVFLGAVAVYVFFLVAAPPVREASSMANVLYQSSTIGIMALPVALLMIGGEFDLSAGVAVITSALTASMLAYQLSMNVWAGVIIALLVSLGVGFFNGWMVVKTGLPSFLVTLGTFLILQGVNLAVTKLVTGNVATDDISDMDGFDGARKVFASTFEIGGVNVKITVVYWLVFAAIATWVLLRTKYGNWVFSVGGNKESARAVGVPVTFTKISLFMLVGFGAWFIGMHNLFSFNTVQSGEGVGQELIYISAAVIGGCLLTGGAGSAIGPVFGAFMFGMVQQGIVYAGWNPDWFKAFLGVMLLGAVLINLWVSRTATRR encoded by the coding sequence ATCAGTATGACCCAGCACGCCGAGCCGGCGGTGACCACACCGCCGGCCCCCGGCCCGAAGGAAACCGACGGGCGCACCGCGCAACGTCCCCTGGTGTTGCGGTTGTTGGCTCGCCCCGAAGTGGGTGTGTTCCTCGGTGCCGTCGCGGTGTACGTCTTCTTCCTGGTCGCCGCCCCGCCGGTGCGTGAGGCCAGCTCGATGGCGAACGTGCTGTACCAGTCGTCGACCATCGGGATCATGGCCCTGCCGGTGGCCCTGTTGATGATCGGCGGGGAGTTCGACCTGTCGGCCGGCGTCGCGGTCATCACCTCGGCTTTGACGGCGAGCATGCTCGCCTATCAGCTCAGCATGAACGTGTGGGCAGGCGTGATCATCGCACTCCTGGTCTCCCTGGGGGTCGGCTTCTTCAACGGCTGGATGGTGGTCAAGACCGGCCTGCCCAGCTTCCTGGTCACCCTGGGCACCTTCCTGATCCTGCAGGGCGTCAACCTCGCGGTGACCAAGCTGGTGACCGGGAACGTGGCCACCGACGACATCAGCGACATGGACGGCTTCGACGGGGCCAGGAAGGTCTTCGCCTCCACCTTCGAAATCGGCGGCGTGAATGTGAAGATCACGGTGGTGTACTGGCTGGTGTTCGCCGCCATCGCCACCTGGGTGCTGCTGCGCACCAAGTACGGCAACTGGGTGTTCTCGGTGGGCGGGAACAAGGAGAGCGCACGGGCGGTCGGCGTGCCCGTGACCTTCACCAAGATCTCGCTGTTCATGCTGGTCGGCTTCGGCGCCTGGTTCATCGGCATGCACAACCTGTTCTCCTTCAACACCGTGCAGTCCGGTGAGGGCGTGGGCCAGGAGCTGATCTACATCTCCGCGGCCGTCATCGGCGGCTGTCTGCTGACCGGTGGTGCCGGCTCCGCGATCGGTCCGGTCTTCGGCGCGTTCATGTTCGGCATGGTGCAGCAGGGCATCGTCTACGCCGGCTGGAACCCGGACTGGTTCAAGGCCTTCCTCGGCGTGATGCTGCTCGGCGCCGTCCTGATCAATCTGTGGGTCAGCCGCACGGCGACCCGGAGGTGA
- a CDS encoding Gfo/Idh/MocA family protein translates to MNRRDTRGTLGVAVIGTGKMGADHVRRIQQVTSGARVTAVVDVDAERAKAVAARVNGCTAYTDPAAAMAAADVDAVLIASPGPAHEAALLTAFEHDLPVLCEKPLTPDAASALRVLEAEQRLGRRRVQVGFMRRYDAEYMKLKSLLDTGQLGRPLMVHNRHRNAASPPGFTSAMLISDSVAHETDATRWLLGHEITAVTVLRPQPSANAPDGLQDPQFVVFETEGGAIADVEMFVNCGFGYQVQAEMVCERGTARIGDGHAMVTNMAGRWGGTIAQDFIERFADAYDRELQAWVDATRRDEVTGPSTWDGYAAAAVCEAGVRSLEEGGRVEVELVERPALYR, encoded by the coding sequence ATGAACCGGCGTGACACGCGCGGAACGCTCGGGGTGGCAGTCATCGGTACCGGAAAAATGGGCGCCGACCATGTGCGCCGGATCCAGCAGGTCACCAGCGGAGCACGGGTGACCGCTGTGGTGGACGTCGACGCGGAACGCGCCAAGGCCGTCGCTGCCCGCGTCAACGGCTGCACCGCCTACACCGACCCGGCTGCGGCGATGGCGGCGGCCGACGTCGACGCCGTACTGATCGCCTCCCCGGGGCCCGCCCACGAGGCGGCACTTCTCACGGCGTTCGAACACGACCTGCCCGTGCTCTGCGAGAAGCCGCTCACCCCCGACGCGGCATCGGCGCTGCGCGTGCTGGAGGCCGAGCAGCGGCTCGGCCGGCGGCGCGTCCAGGTCGGCTTCATGAGGCGTTACGACGCCGAGTACATGAAGCTCAAGTCCCTACTGGACACAGGTCAGTTGGGCCGTCCGCTCATGGTGCACAACCGGCACCGCAACGCGGCCAGCCCGCCCGGCTTCACCAGCGCCATGCTGATCAGCGACTCCGTGGCCCACGAAACGGACGCGACCCGCTGGCTGCTGGGCCACGAGATCACGGCGGTCACGGTGCTGCGCCCGCAGCCGTCGGCGAACGCTCCGGACGGTCTGCAGGACCCCCAGTTCGTCGTCTTCGAGACCGAGGGCGGTGCGATCGCCGACGTGGAGATGTTCGTCAACTGCGGCTTCGGCTATCAGGTACAGGCCGAGATGGTCTGCGAACGCGGCACCGCCCGCATCGGCGACGGCCACGCCATGGTCACCAACATGGCCGGCCGCTGGGGCGGCACCATCGCCCAGGACTTCATCGAACGCTTCGCCGACGCCTACGACCGCGAGCTCCAGGCCTGGGTCGACGCCACCCGCCGCGACGAGGTCACCGGCCCCAGCACCTGGGACGGTTACGCCGCGGCGGCGGTCTGCGAGGCGGGGGTGCGGTCGCTGGAGGAGGGCGGCCGGGTGGAGGTGGAGCTGGTGGAGCGGCCGGCGCTGTACCGCTGA